A segment of the Corylus avellana chromosome ca2, CavTom2PMs-1.0 genome:
TTACTAAGTTCCATCCAAGCTTCATTTCCGGAAGGAATGTGTCACAAGGATAATCAAAACTCTGCCACATAAACTTCTCTGGGTCATCATCATTTCTATCTTTCACAACAAGATTTCCGGTGTCCAAGAGTTGTGCAACTGGATTTTCTGGTGTTCTTGATGTGTTAGATGACCAAACAGTACCATTGGAGCTATTAAGAAGCACAAGAACTCCATCATCAGCAAGCTTTAAAACTCCCGAGTGATCGCTAAGCGGAGCTTCTCTGTTGGCTACCCATAAAACTGTGTCCGAAGATACTGTGTACCAAATTCCCAGATACCTACCATTGGAACTACCTGGGCTGAAGAATCCCAATTAAAATGATCCGCCAGCTGAAACAACAGTAGTGCCACCGTCTGTGATTGACTGAGTTGGAGTAATAGAGTCTTGTGTAATGGAGATTCTaaacagagagaagaagacAGAGTAGACAAAAAGATGGGTGATGGCTCCCATTGATTTTCAAATGGTTTATCTTTTCTTACTCGGAGAAAGTAATATATGTATGTGGTGTGGTATATCCATACAAGTCAAGACTTAAGCAGAGCGCATTAAGGTGTGCCTTCTTCGGGACATTCCCCTTTTCAACAAATTTGAATTCAGGAGTGTCAATAAATGCCTCCGTTGATTTTCTACTACATGGAAGTCCTATCACGTTACTTGCACACGGGGCCTATGTggtgactttttctttttttctttttgtaagttaTGTGATGACTTGAAAGCCCAACATGTCAGTGATGGTGCCCAAAGATTGAAAAGTCTTTTCCTTAAAATAGAGACAATGTGATATGTTTGTAATTGCCGCAAGAGGACTTGGTCCTCTGTTCTATTTATCATAAAGTATGTACGAACTacaatgaatataaaattacaaacaatAAAAGTAGTGTCttacaaaaaccaaaaaaaaaaaaacaagaaacttaGAGAAGAGGAGGTATGGTGATTTGAGTTGGCATGGTGTCTGTAGACCTGACCCTGTATGGTGGTGTAACTTGAGCTGGAGCTTTGACCTTTCGTGTAGCTAAAGAATTCAATTCAATACTCCCCCTCAATCCTAATGGTTGAGAACAAGTTAAGATTGGTACAAAGGTGAGCAAAACGAGCAGAGACCAGAGGCTCAGTAAGAATGTAGGCCAATTGATCTTTGCTAGAGAGAAATTTAACAAGGAGAGTCTTTTTAGCTACCCGATCCCGCACAAAATGATAATCAATTTCAATGTGTTTTGTGTGGGCATGATAGGCAGGATTTGAAGTTAAATAGGTGGCACCAATATTATCACAATAGATAATAGGTGTTCGCGAGAGAAAGACCCCAAGTTCTTTGAGCAATGATTGAATCCAAATCAACTCTGCAGTGGCATTGGCTAAGGCCTTGTATTCAGACTCCGTACTGGAATGAGACACAGTAGGCTGTTTCTTGGCTGTCCAACTTTCGTCATGATTTCAAGCTGATCAATTCTTTTTTGCACCaccattttgttttctgtaattAAGAACCATCTAAGCTTCCTTCATTATGTAAACAGTCATCTTGGAAAGAACCAGCTGTCGGGCACAATTCTGCCTCAACGTTTCAGCTCAAATATGAATGCCATACGAGTGTAAGCTTTATTAAACTGTCCATTTTCAAGAACTTGTAATTATAGCTTAAGTTGCTGAGAAAACCAGAGTAAATGTCTTCAGTATGAAAATTGAGGAATGGGACTTTTTGTTTCAATATCTAAATAGTTATACGAACACTGTCAGTTATATATAGACGCTTGGATAGAAATTCACTAAGTGAGTCTGTGCCTTCAAGTATCAGTAATCTTGCAAATCTTCATGAGCTGTAAGCAGACAAGATAAACATACCAATTAAAGCTTTAAACTTGTAGCTGAGAAGTTTTTTCACTTAGTAAGATAGGCTTATTGTTATCTGTTTGCAAGGCCATGTCCAACAACAGCCTGACTGGCCCCATGCCCAACCTTACTGGCATGAACCTGCTGAACTATGTGTAAGTAGTAATAGTTATACTGACTGAATTTCACAGACACAAATCTGTTTTGATAACTATGTTTACTATTTTTGTTATCAATTTCATTCTTGGACTGAAACGTAATTTGCAGGGATATGGGCAATAACAGTTTTGATATTTCTGAGGTTCCTCCTTGGCTTTCTTCCTTACAATCTTTGACAACATTGTATGTTTTACTCAGCCCTCCTCCATACTctatgtttgtttgtgtgtgtgtgaatgcAATTAATAATTTGGTCAAGCAAAAAGGAGTTTGAAAGTGTCAAGTATTCATAAACATACTGACCTTGTATGGCAGAATGATGGAACACACACAACTTGAAGGACCAATTCCTGCTAACCTGTTCAGCCTTCCCAATCTACAGACACTCTGAGTATCAGCTTAATCTCAAGTATTACCACCATTcaattttattgttgttaagACTCGATTGTCTGATATGTGGAACAGGGAACTGAGCAACAACCATCTCAATGGCACCCTGAATATTGGTACAACATATATCAACCTATTGCAAAGCATCGATTTACAGAACAATTCTATCACCAACTTTAATCCAATAACTGGAGGAAACAACATCACGATATTGTAAGCCCTACAATTATCTTGATCATTTCTTCTTTGTTACAATGTTAAAGAACTGTAAGCTCTTTGATTACTTGCATTTATCTGAAACATTTTGCAGACTTGAGGGTAATCCAACTTGTGAGAAGACAGATCAAAAGACAGAGAATTACTGCAATTCTTCCCAATCAAGTTCCACAAATTCGATGCCACGAAACAACTGTTTGCAAGTTTCCTGCAGTTCGGATCAGATTGCCAGCCCCAAGTGCAGATGTGCCTATCCGTACAAGGGCACTCTATTCTTCAGAGCTCTTTCCTCCTTAGACTTGGGAAATTCAAGTTACTATGTAGCTGTAGAGGAGTCACTCATGCAAACTTTTAAGTCCTATGATCTTCCTGTGGATTCAGTTTCTCTGAGTGATCCCATCATAGACTCATTTGGTTACCTTGGATTGAGCCTGGAAGTTTTCCCATCAGGAGATGACCGTTTCAATAAAACCGGAATTACTATGATTAGATATGTTCTTAACAACTTGAGTTTCCGCCCTCCACGTCTGTTTGGATTCTATTTTCTTATTGGATCTACATATGATTACTACAAAGGTAATTCGGAGTTTGACAGTGAACTGAAAATTATTAGTCATGATGTTTGCTGATTGCATTTTTCATGCTTGTTCAATCTTATCATGATGCATTCTCTGTGTCTCTCTCACACGAACACATCATTGTGGTACATACAGTATCAAATAAAAAGGTAAGAGGTGGCATTATAATAGGAGCAGCAGTTGGTGGTTCTATCCTCCTGTTATTACTAGTCATTGCAGGAGAATATGCTTTCCACCAAAAGAAAAGAGCAAAAAGAGCTACTGAACAGAATAATCCCTTTGGTAAGATAGGCATAATTTTAGAATTAGCACCTTGTAGTTAATCATGTGGATTTTCTACAGACTTAATTGTGCTATAATGTCACACAAATGCAGCAAATTGGGATATGAATATGGGAAGTGGTAGTGTTCCCCAATTGGAAGGAGCCAGGCGGTTCTCTTTTGAAGAGCTTAAGAAATACACCAAAACATTTTTGGAAGCGAATGGTATTGGATCTGGAGGTTATGGGGAGGTAGATTTTCGTTGTCTCTCATCAGAATCAAATCATTATTTACAGACTACTTGATTccttagaaaaggaaaaaaaaaattaaaaatttgattttcaaaGAACTTTTTCTAGTTAAAACAaacttacaagttacaaccTTCTCACTATATTCTGGCTATTTTTAAGATACTTGGCATTTGTATGTGATGACATGAGTGACGGAACCTAACGGAGCtactaagttggtcttttcccaTAAGTCAAGTATCATTTGTGATAAGATTTGAaccaccacctccacctccacgcCCACCATTACCCTCTCCAACCTACAGAATTTTGTTAATCTCACAAAGGATAATTATCCTACTTGCAAGACCACCATTCTTCTCTACCTCAATGGCAATAATGGAGTTCAATTCATTGATGGTTTTACAACCCTACCTTCAAAAACCATGTCAAGTGCTACCTCAACCTCTAAGGCACCATTTACGATCACAAATCTTGCATTTAGCCTCTGGTATCAACAAGACCAAATGGGACTAAGGTATCCTACGTATCACTCATCAACGATGAAAATTCCAGAATTAATAGAGACTAGTCATGCTAAACGAATTTAATGCCTTGTTGCAGAATAAGACTTGGACTCTAGTACCGTCATCTGCTGCCAATAATATAGTGGGATGAAGTGagtgtttaaattaaaaaggaaagcGGATGGTTCATTTGAACGACATAAGGTGAGTCTTGTTGCAAAAGGATTTCATCAACAAGCTAGGATTGATTTTGGAGAGACTTTTAGTCCAATTGTGAAGCATAAAACCATCCGTACAGTGCTCTCCTGTTGGTCTATGTGCCAAATAGATATTCAAAATGTCTTTCTCAATGGAGTGCTATCTGAAGAAGTTTTTATAAGCTAACCACCAGGATTTGTTCATCTGGGCTTTCCATCACATGTTTACAAACTTGATAAAACCCTCTGTGGTTTAAAACAGATACGTTGTGCTTGGTTCTCAAGACTAAGTGGTAAGCTCTTGACCTTTGGATTTGCTGCATCCAAGGCTGATCCTTCactgtttatatataaaattgtatcTCTCACAATGCTCATACTCATCTATCTCGACGACATCATCATCACGACTTTAGTCCCATCAGCCATTGATGATCTCCTTCACCAACTACAAAATGACGTTGTTATCAAGGACCTTGGCTCACTCAATTATTTCTTAGGCGTCGAAGTTTTATAGCTTATATCTGGACTATTGCTCTCTCAACgctgttatatatattttggatctTCTCAAATGCACGAACATGTTAGAGGCCAAACCAATTTCATCACCTATGTCCTCATCTCTTACCCTCACGACATTTGAGGGAGATCCAATTGAGGATCCATCTCAATTTAGGAGTACTGTTGGCTCCTTATAGTATTTATCACTTGCACGACTTGATTAGGCTTTTTCAATTAATCGTATGTTAGTTTATGAATCGTCCTACAAAACTTCATTGGCAAGCAATGAAACGTATACTAAGGTATCTCAAACATACAGTGCCACATGGGTTACTAATTAATCACTCCCAGTTCTTCTCTTCGGTTAGAATCTTTTTCAGATGCAAATTGGACTGGCTACCTTGATGATCGCAAACCAACAGGTGCATATTGTATTTTCTTAGGATTAAACTTAATCTATTGGCACTCTCACAAACAACCTACAGTGTCACGTTCAAGTACAGAGGTTGATCACAAAGCCTTGCTAACACGTTGGCAGAACTCTCATAGATACAATATTATCTATTACGTGATCTTGGTGTGGTCCTTCAATCTCCACCAAAATTATGATGTGACAACATTGGTGCAACTTATCTCTCTACTAATCCGATATATCACGCAAGAACAAATaatgtgaaaattgattttcactttGTACGTGATATGGTTGCAAATAAATCTCTTAAAGTTTGTTTTATTCCTAGTTCTGATCAATTAGAGAATGTGCTAACCAAGCCTATTGTCTCCACAAGATTTCAACTACTACGTTCCAAGTTAAACGTGTGTTACTCCTCGTTGAACTTACAGGAGGATGTTGAAGCTACCAATGAAGATAAACAACAATCCAAGTCCAACTCAAACTCAAGAGGCATGAATATAAACATAACCACCCATAACCAAGTCAAAAGAAACCATCCATAACCATGTAAAAAGCAAATGCTAGAACCTCAAAGACATCACCAATTTCTGTTGATAGTACTAGAAAACCATATGTTTGTAACTTCCAAGCAGCCTCATGTTGTCCCCCCTCTGTTTCCTAACATACCAAGTGTTTTACTTAGGAATTCTTATTTCGCAAAATGTGATACATTTTGATCTAACGAATCCTGTAAagcacacaaaataaaattcctcAAACTATCCACATTAGCCTTATACAACTCTATATAGCTTCTTCATTAACAGTAGAAGGCAAACGCAGTTTACAGGATCAAACCATGTCAAAGACTTACCAAAAAACGAAGCCAACTTGAAAAGCCTCAAACAGAAATGAAGCTTTGAACATTTCTAAAAGGGGCAAGTATTGGTTTGTCACATAAAACTCTGTTTTACTTAccaaagaaaatcaagaataaATCACAGAATCAAGGAAGTGAGATGCAGTGCAATGCTTCATGTCCAAAAACATCTGCAATCGTAATCATTCTGGATATCATATCCACTCAATCAACTTTGCAATTTCATCTGGGTTTTCATAAACAGAAAGTGAAGGAACAAAAATGAGTCAGAGAGCAGGCAAGCCTCCCTGCATAGatatatacaaaaagaaaagaacttccAATCTTCTACTGCAGCATGGTCCTTCAGTCCTTGAACTTTATTTCTCCTACGTGAGAAATCACAGAACCTCCAAATCGAACCCCACTAGTTGTCAATCCGCTACAGAGCAATAATCTCTCATCCCTCCAGCATTGAGCAATCTGCCAAAAAGGCTCTTCACATGTCTTTGTTTGTAGTGAATAGATTAAGCATTTTGACTCTCTCATTACAGTTGGTCCTAATACCAACTACTCACAGGCTCCTTATATGAATAATGCTTCGGATGCCCTTCATGGAGTACCACCTAACACTATTGATGCTTTTGTTGAAGCTTCTTCCCACTTCCCAAATTTAGCTCCCATTGATTCTATAATTTTCCTTTGTCTTGCAATTCTCTACACTCATTCACTCTCTCTCATAGCTCAACCAACAAATCCAGTCTCCCACATCACCGTAATGGGTGTTGTTTATTGTGATATCCGCTCCAGCAACACAGCTACTTCTTGCCAGCCTGCCAGGTAATTATCCCTTAAGACAGAAAATTAATCTATAGTTTCATTCCCTTGTCCCAaattttctaagcaaccaaacataGTTTTCATCTCCGGAACTGCAactttcttagcaaccaaataAAGAGCTAGCATGAACAACAAAATgcatccaacaaaaaaaaaaaaaaaaattacattgcTAGAGGCCCATTATCTTTATGTTCAGCTAAATAAGTTGAAACCATTATTACATAATtcattaaaagaataaaaatgaaatctcCATTTTTGCTCTCAATTTCATGCTATTTACCGTGCTTCCAATAATGAAATGGTGAATTTGTTTGCTGAACAAGT
Coding sequences within it:
- the LOC132172825 gene encoding leucine-rich repeat receptor protein kinase HPCA1-like, whose translation is MPYEFIRTLSVIYRRLDRNSLSESVPSSISNLANLHELYMSNNSLTGPMPNLTGMNLLNYVDMGNNSFDISEVPPWLSSLQSLTTLMMEHTQLEGPIPANLFSLPNLQTLELSNNHLNGTLNIGTTYINLLQSIDLQNNSITNFNPITGGNNITILLEGNPTCEKTDQKTENYCNSSQSSSTNSMPRNNCLQVSCSSDQIASPKCRCAYPYKGTLFFRALSSLDLGNSSYYVAVEESLMQTFKSYDLPVDSVSLSDPIIDSFGYLGLSLEVFPSGDDRFNKTGITMIRYVLNNLSFRPPRLFGFYFLIGSTYDYYKGNSEFDISNKKVRGGIIIGAAVGGSILLLLLVIAGEYAFHQKKRAKRATEQNNPFANWDMNMGSGSVPQLEGARRFSFEELKKYTKTFLEANGIGSGGYGEVDFRFGPNTNYSQAPYMNNASDALHGVPPNTIDAFVEASSHFPNLAPIDSIIFLCLAILYTHSLSLIAQPTNPVSHITVMGVVYCDIRSSNTATSCQPAR